The following are from one region of the Brienomyrus brachyistius isolate T26 chromosome 13, BBRACH_0.4, whole genome shotgun sequence genome:
- the mtss1lb gene encoding protein MTSS 2 isoform X7 — protein METVEKECGALGGLFQAIVNDMKCSYPVWEDFNAKATKLHSQLRTTVLAAVAFLDAFQKVADMATNTRGATRDIGSALTRMCMRHRSIEAKLRHFTNALMESLITPLQDRIEEWKKTANQMDKDHAKEYKRSRHEIKKKSSDTLKLQKKARKGRGDLQPQLDSAMQDVTDMCLLMEEMEKQAVRRALVEERGRFCTFISFLQPVVNGEIAMLGEITHLQGIIDDLVVLTTDPQKLPPASEQVINDLKGSDYSWSYQTPPSSPSSSGSRKSSMCSLAQPPRGGTQRLCSVSSHDSGFVSQDANIYSKPPSPMPSDITSQKSSSSASSEASETCQSVSECSSPTTDWSKPVPYEQPLVNTLQRRKDPPERLREPETSPAPPAYTAIHPEDSQRPRMSPATIAAKHGEEVSPAASDLAMLLTRGLSVEQQTSSHDSLQFSSGYSTQTTTPSCSEDAIPSHVSEYECYSVNGDTEVEVQADFDKSSTIPRHSNIAQNYRRMIQTKRPASTAGLPSGMGPQGVPPGGGGGGGGLGTPGTATIRRTPSTKPGVRRTLSSAGPIPIRPPIVPVKTPTVPDSPSHTGPSVWAGSEECVFYTDDASPGVPEFSRASPKRMSLPNTMWGSGGGLETSVYTQQLEEDQLLAANRHSLVEKIGELVASAHALGEGQFPFPSLPDESTQDPQPSEGEDMLVSIRRGVRLRKTISNDRSAPRIL, from the exons GTGCCACGCGAGACATCGGATCGGCGCTGACGCGGATGTGCATGCGGCACCGCAGCATAGAAGCCAAGCTGCGCCACTTCACAAA TGCCTTGATGGAGAGTCTAATCACCCCCCTGCAAGACCGCATTGAAGAGTGGAAGAAGACAGCCAACCAGATGGACAAAGATCATGCCAAGG AGTACAAGAGATCCCGTCATGAGATCAAGAAGAAGTCCTCCGACACGCTGAAGTTACAGAAGAAGGCCAGGAAAG GTAGAGGAGACCTGCAGCCCCAGCTGGACAGCGCCATGCAGGACGTGACTGACATGTGCCTGCTGATGGAGGAGATGGAGAAGCAGGCGGTGCGCAGGGCACTGGTGGAGGAGAGGGGTCGATTCTGCACCTTCATCAGCTTCCTGCAGCCTGTAGTG AATGGAGAGATCGCCATGCTGGGAGAAATCACGCACCTCCAGGGCATTATCGATGACCTTGTGGTACTGACCACCGACCCCCAGAAACTGCCCCCCGCTAGCGAGCAG GTGATTAACGACCTGAAGGGGTCCGACTACAGCTGGTCTTACCAAACCCCCCCCTCGTCCCCCAGCAGCTCCGGCTCCAGGAAGAGCAGCATGTGCAG CCTGGCTCAGCCGCCACGGGGGGGCACCCAGCGCCTCTGCAGCGTTTCCTCCCATGACTCGGGTTTCGTATCGCAGGATGCCAACATCTACTCGAAGCCGCCGTCGCCTATGCCCTCTGACATCACCAGCCAG AAGTCCTCCAGCTCGGCCTCTTCTGAAGCTTCGGAAACCTGCCAGTCGGTCAGTGAGTGCAGCTCGCCTACCACG GACTGGTCAAAACCTGTTCCCTATGAACAGCCATTGGTCAATACGCTACAGCGCAGAAAGGACCCACCGGAGCGCCTGAGAGAGCCAGAAACCTCTCCTGCTCCCCCGGCCTACACCGCGATACATCCAGAAGATTCCCAGAGGCCTAGAATGTCTCCAGCCACAATTGCTGCCAAG cacggggAGGAGGTGTCCCCCGCCGCCAGTGACCTGGCCATGCTGCTGACGAGAGGCCTGAGTGTGGAGCAGCAGACCAGCAGCCACGACTCGCTGCAGTTCTCCAGCGGCTACAGCACGCAGACAACCACGCCCTCCTGCTCGGAGGACGCCATCCCTTCACACG TGTCCGAGTACGAATGCTACTCCGTGAACGGCGACACCGAGGTGGAGGTGCAGGCCGACTTCGATAAGTCCTCCACCATTCCGCGTCACAGCAACATCGCTCAGAACTACCGGCGCATGATCCAGACCAAGAGGCCGGCCAGCACCGCGGGTCTGCCCAGCGGCATGGGGCCCCAGGGTGTGCCAcccgggggagggggcgggggaggcGGTCTGGGTACCCCAGGGACGGCCACCATTCGGCGGACCCCATCCACCAAGCCCGGGGTGAGACGCACCCTATCCAGCGCGGGCCCCATCCCCATCCGGCCGCCCATCGTGCCGGTGAAGACGCCCACGGTACCCGACTCCCCAAGCCACACGGGACCGTCGGTGTGGGCAGGCAGCGAAGAGTGTGTCTTCTACACGGACGACGCCTCGCCTGGGGTGCCCGAGTTCAGCAGGGCGTCGCCGAAGCGCATGAGCCTGCCCAACACGATGTGGGGGTCCGGTGGGGGCCTGGAGACAAGCGTCTACACCCAGCAGCTCGAGGAAGACCAGCTGCTCGCCGCCAACCGCCACAGCCTGGTGGAGAAGATCGGCGAGTTGGTGGCCAGCGCCCACGCCCTGGGTGAGGGCCAGTTCCCCTTCCCCTCGCTGCCCGATGAGTCCACGCAAGACCCCCAGCCCTCGGAGGGAGAGGACATGCTCGTGTCGATCCGCCGTGGGGTGCGGCTCCGCAAGACCATCTCAAACGACAGGTCGGCGCCCAGGATTTTGTGA
- the mtss1lb gene encoding protein MTSS 2 isoform X5, which translates to METVEKECGALGGLFQAIVNDMKCSYPVWEDFNAKATKLHSQLRTTVLAAVAFLDAFQKVADMATNTRGATRDIGSALTRMCMRHRSIEAKLRHFTNALMESLITPLQDRIEEWKKTANQMDKDHAKEYKRSRHEIKKKSSDTLKLQKKARKGRGDLQPQLDSAMQDVTDMCLLMEEMEKQAVRRALVEERGRFCTFISFLQPVVNGEIAMLGEITHLQGIIDDLVVLTTDPQKLPPASEQVINDLKGSDYSWSYQTPPSSPSSSGSRKSSMCSSVNSAHSSASRSSGGSQTHSPSSSYRYRSLAQPPRGGTQRLCSVSSHDSGFVSQDANIYSKPPSPMPSDITSQKSSSSASSEASETCQSVSECSSPTTDWSKPVPYEQPLVNTLQRRKDPPERLREPETSPAPPAYTAIHPEDSQRPRMSPATIAAKHGEEVSPAASDLAMLLTRGLSVEQQTSSHDSLQFSSGYSTQTTTPSCSEDAIPSHGSPTWRSEAFKPHMSEYECYSVNGDTEVEVQADFDKSSTIPRHSNIAQNYRRMIQTKRPASTAGLPSGMGPQGVPPGGGGGGGGLGTPGTATIRRTPSTKPGVRRTLSSAGPIPIRPPIVPVKTPTVPDSPSHTGPSVWAGSEECVFYTDDASPGVPEFSRASPKRMSLPNTMWGSGGGLETSVYTQQLEEDQLLAANRHSLVEKIGELVASAHALGEGQFPFPSLPDESTQDPQPSEGEDMLVSIRRGVRLRKTISNDRSAPRIL; encoded by the exons GTGCCACGCGAGACATCGGATCGGCGCTGACGCGGATGTGCATGCGGCACCGCAGCATAGAAGCCAAGCTGCGCCACTTCACAAA TGCCTTGATGGAGAGTCTAATCACCCCCCTGCAAGACCGCATTGAAGAGTGGAAGAAGACAGCCAACCAGATGGACAAAGATCATGCCAAGG AGTACAAGAGATCCCGTCATGAGATCAAGAAGAAGTCCTCCGACACGCTGAAGTTACAGAAGAAGGCCAGGAAAG GTAGAGGAGACCTGCAGCCCCAGCTGGACAGCGCCATGCAGGACGTGACTGACATGTGCCTGCTGATGGAGGAGATGGAGAAGCAGGCGGTGCGCAGGGCACTGGTGGAGGAGAGGGGTCGATTCTGCACCTTCATCAGCTTCCTGCAGCCTGTAGTG AATGGAGAGATCGCCATGCTGGGAGAAATCACGCACCTCCAGGGCATTATCGATGACCTTGTGGTACTGACCACCGACCCCCAGAAACTGCCCCCCGCTAGCGAGCAG GTGATTAACGACCTGAAGGGGTCCGACTACAGCTGGTCTTACCAAACCCCCCCCTCGTCCCCCAGCAGCTCCGGCTCCAGGAAGAGCAGCATGTGCAG CAGCGTAAACAGCGCCCACAGTAGTGCTTCCCGCTCCTCAGGCGGCTCGCAGACTCACTCACCCAGTTCGTCCTATCGCTACCGCAGCCTGGCTCAGCCGCCACGGGGGGGCACCCAGCGCCTCTGCAGCGTTTCCTCCCATGACTCGGGTTTCGTATCGCAGGATGCCAACATCTACTCGAAGCCGCCGTCGCCTATGCCCTCTGACATCACCAGCCAG AAGTCCTCCAGCTCGGCCTCTTCTGAAGCTTCGGAAACCTGCCAGTCGGTCAGTGAGTGCAGCTCGCCTACCACG GACTGGTCAAAACCTGTTCCCTATGAACAGCCATTGGTCAATACGCTACAGCGCAGAAAGGACCCACCGGAGCGCCTGAGAGAGCCAGAAACCTCTCCTGCTCCCCCGGCCTACACCGCGATACATCCAGAAGATTCCCAGAGGCCTAGAATGTCTCCAGCCACAATTGCTGCCAAG cacggggAGGAGGTGTCCCCCGCCGCCAGTGACCTGGCCATGCTGCTGACGAGAGGCCTGAGTGTGGAGCAGCAGACCAGCAGCCACGACTCGCTGCAGTTCTCCAGCGGCTACAGCACGCAGACAACCACGCCCTCCTGCTCGGAGGACGCCATCCCTTCACACGGTAGCCCGACTTGGAGGAGCGAGGCTTTCAAACCACACA TGTCCGAGTACGAATGCTACTCCGTGAACGGCGACACCGAGGTGGAGGTGCAGGCCGACTTCGATAAGTCCTCCACCATTCCGCGTCACAGCAACATCGCTCAGAACTACCGGCGCATGATCCAGACCAAGAGGCCGGCCAGCACCGCGGGTCTGCCCAGCGGCATGGGGCCCCAGGGTGTGCCAcccgggggagggggcgggggaggcGGTCTGGGTACCCCAGGGACGGCCACCATTCGGCGGACCCCATCCACCAAGCCCGGGGTGAGACGCACCCTATCCAGCGCGGGCCCCATCCCCATCCGGCCGCCCATCGTGCCGGTGAAGACGCCCACGGTACCCGACTCCCCAAGCCACACGGGACCGTCGGTGTGGGCAGGCAGCGAAGAGTGTGTCTTCTACACGGACGACGCCTCGCCTGGGGTGCCCGAGTTCAGCAGGGCGTCGCCGAAGCGCATGAGCCTGCCCAACACGATGTGGGGGTCCGGTGGGGGCCTGGAGACAAGCGTCTACACCCAGCAGCTCGAGGAAGACCAGCTGCTCGCCGCCAACCGCCACAGCCTGGTGGAGAAGATCGGCGAGTTGGTGGCCAGCGCCCACGCCCTGGGTGAGGGCCAGTTCCCCTTCCCCTCGCTGCCCGATGAGTCCACGCAAGACCCCCAGCCCTCGGAGGGAGAGGACATGCTCGTGTCGATCCGCCGTGGGGTGCGGCTCCGCAAGACCATCTCAAACGACAGGTCGGCGCCCAGGATTTTGTGA
- the mtss1lb gene encoding protein MTSS 2 isoform X6 has translation METVEKECGALGGLFQAIVNDMKCSYPVWEDFNAKATKLHSQLRTTVLAAVAFLDAFQKVADMATNTRGATRDIGSALTRMCMRHRSIEAKLRHFTNALMESLITPLQDRIEEWKKTANQMDKDHAKEYKRSRHEIKKKSSDTLKLQKKARKGRGDLQPQLDSAMQDVTDMCLLMEEMEKQAVRRALVEERGRFCTFISFLQPVVNGEIAMLGEITHLQGIIDDLVVLTTDPQKLPPASEQVINDLKGSDYSWSYQTPPSSPSSSGSRKSSMCSSVNSAHSSASRSSGGSQTHSPSSSYRYRSLAQPPRGGTQRLCSVSSHDSGFVSQDANIYSKPPSPMPSDITSQKSSSSASSEASETCQSVSECSSPTTDWSKPVPYEQPLVNTLQRRKDPPERLREPETSPAPPAYTAIHPEDSQRPRMSPATIAAKHGEEVSPAASDLAMLLTRGLSVEQQTSSHDSLQFSSGYSTQTTTPSCSEDAIPSHVSEYECYSVNGDTEVEVQADFDKSSTIPRHSNIAQNYRRMIQTKRPASTAGLPSGMGPQGVPPGGGGGGGGLGTPGTATIRRTPSTKPGVRRTLSSAGPIPIRPPIVPVKTPTVPDSPSHTGPSVWAGSEECVFYTDDASPGVPEFSRASPKRMSLPNTMWGSGGGLETSVYTQQLEEDQLLAANRHSLVEKIGELVASAHALGEGQFPFPSLPDESTQDPQPSEGEDMLVSIRRGVRLRKTISNDRSAPRIL, from the exons GTGCCACGCGAGACATCGGATCGGCGCTGACGCGGATGTGCATGCGGCACCGCAGCATAGAAGCCAAGCTGCGCCACTTCACAAA TGCCTTGATGGAGAGTCTAATCACCCCCCTGCAAGACCGCATTGAAGAGTGGAAGAAGACAGCCAACCAGATGGACAAAGATCATGCCAAGG AGTACAAGAGATCCCGTCATGAGATCAAGAAGAAGTCCTCCGACACGCTGAAGTTACAGAAGAAGGCCAGGAAAG GTAGAGGAGACCTGCAGCCCCAGCTGGACAGCGCCATGCAGGACGTGACTGACATGTGCCTGCTGATGGAGGAGATGGAGAAGCAGGCGGTGCGCAGGGCACTGGTGGAGGAGAGGGGTCGATTCTGCACCTTCATCAGCTTCCTGCAGCCTGTAGTG AATGGAGAGATCGCCATGCTGGGAGAAATCACGCACCTCCAGGGCATTATCGATGACCTTGTGGTACTGACCACCGACCCCCAGAAACTGCCCCCCGCTAGCGAGCAG GTGATTAACGACCTGAAGGGGTCCGACTACAGCTGGTCTTACCAAACCCCCCCCTCGTCCCCCAGCAGCTCCGGCTCCAGGAAGAGCAGCATGTGCAG CAGCGTAAACAGCGCCCACAGTAGTGCTTCCCGCTCCTCAGGCGGCTCGCAGACTCACTCACCCAGTTCGTCCTATCGCTACCGCAGCCTGGCTCAGCCGCCACGGGGGGGCACCCAGCGCCTCTGCAGCGTTTCCTCCCATGACTCGGGTTTCGTATCGCAGGATGCCAACATCTACTCGAAGCCGCCGTCGCCTATGCCCTCTGACATCACCAGCCAG AAGTCCTCCAGCTCGGCCTCTTCTGAAGCTTCGGAAACCTGCCAGTCGGTCAGTGAGTGCAGCTCGCCTACCACG GACTGGTCAAAACCTGTTCCCTATGAACAGCCATTGGTCAATACGCTACAGCGCAGAAAGGACCCACCGGAGCGCCTGAGAGAGCCAGAAACCTCTCCTGCTCCCCCGGCCTACACCGCGATACATCCAGAAGATTCCCAGAGGCCTAGAATGTCTCCAGCCACAATTGCTGCCAAG cacggggAGGAGGTGTCCCCCGCCGCCAGTGACCTGGCCATGCTGCTGACGAGAGGCCTGAGTGTGGAGCAGCAGACCAGCAGCCACGACTCGCTGCAGTTCTCCAGCGGCTACAGCACGCAGACAACCACGCCCTCCTGCTCGGAGGACGCCATCCCTTCACACG TGTCCGAGTACGAATGCTACTCCGTGAACGGCGACACCGAGGTGGAGGTGCAGGCCGACTTCGATAAGTCCTCCACCATTCCGCGTCACAGCAACATCGCTCAGAACTACCGGCGCATGATCCAGACCAAGAGGCCGGCCAGCACCGCGGGTCTGCCCAGCGGCATGGGGCCCCAGGGTGTGCCAcccgggggagggggcgggggaggcGGTCTGGGTACCCCAGGGACGGCCACCATTCGGCGGACCCCATCCACCAAGCCCGGGGTGAGACGCACCCTATCCAGCGCGGGCCCCATCCCCATCCGGCCGCCCATCGTGCCGGTGAAGACGCCCACGGTACCCGACTCCCCAAGCCACACGGGACCGTCGGTGTGGGCAGGCAGCGAAGAGTGTGTCTTCTACACGGACGACGCCTCGCCTGGGGTGCCCGAGTTCAGCAGGGCGTCGCCGAAGCGCATGAGCCTGCCCAACACGATGTGGGGGTCCGGTGGGGGCCTGGAGACAAGCGTCTACACCCAGCAGCTCGAGGAAGACCAGCTGCTCGCCGCCAACCGCCACAGCCTGGTGGAGAAGATCGGCGAGTTGGTGGCCAGCGCCCACGCCCTGGGTGAGGGCCAGTTCCCCTTCCCCTCGCTGCCCGATGAGTCCACGCAAGACCCCCAGCCCTCGGAGGGAGAGGACATGCTCGTGTCGATCCGCCGTGGGGTGCGGCTCCGCAAGACCATCTCAAACGACAGGTCGGCGCCCAGGATTTTGTGA
- the mtss1lb gene encoding protein MTSS 2 isoform X1, with protein sequence METVEKECGALGGLFQAIVNDMKCSYPVWEDFNAKATKLHSQLRTTVLAAVAFLDAFQKVADMATNTRGATRDIGSALTRMCMRHRSIEAKLRHFTNALMESLITPLQDRIEEWKKTANQMDKDHAKEYKRSRHEIKKKSSDTLKLQKKARKGRGDLQPQLDSAMQDVTDMCLLMEEMEKQAVRRALVEERGRFCTFISFLQPVVNGEIAMLGEITHLQGIIDDLVVLTTDPQKLPPASEQVINDLKGSDYSWSYQTPPSSPSSSGSRKSSMCSSVNSAHSSASRSSGGSQTHSPSSSYRYRSLAQPPRGGTQRLCSVSSHDSGFVSQDANIYSKPPSPMPSDITSQKSSSSASSEASETCQSVSECSSPTTFGLTFSTFRPALSHNGSIKPLPLILSASLPYNRSPGSNNSSPTSKVPCWKDWSKPVPYEQPLVNTLQRRKDPPERLREPETSPAPPAYTAIHPEDSQRPRMSPATIAAKHGEEVSPAASDLAMLLTRGLSVEQQTSSHDSLQFSSGYSTQTTTPSCSEDAIPSHGSPTWRSEAFKPHMSEYECYSVNGDTEVEVQADFDKSSTIPRHSNIAQNYRRMIQTKRPASTAGLPSGMGPQGVPPGGGGGGGGLGTPGTATIRRTPSTKPGVRRTLSSAGPIPIRPPIVPVKTPTVPDSPSHTGPSVWAGSEECVFYTDDASPGVPEFSRASPKRMSLPNTMWGSGGGLETSVYTQQLEEDQLLAANRHSLVEKIGELVASAHALGEGQFPFPSLPDESTQDPQPSEGEDMLVSIRRGVRLRKTISNDRSAPRIL encoded by the exons GTGCCACGCGAGACATCGGATCGGCGCTGACGCGGATGTGCATGCGGCACCGCAGCATAGAAGCCAAGCTGCGCCACTTCACAAA TGCCTTGATGGAGAGTCTAATCACCCCCCTGCAAGACCGCATTGAAGAGTGGAAGAAGACAGCCAACCAGATGGACAAAGATCATGCCAAGG AGTACAAGAGATCCCGTCATGAGATCAAGAAGAAGTCCTCCGACACGCTGAAGTTACAGAAGAAGGCCAGGAAAG GTAGAGGAGACCTGCAGCCCCAGCTGGACAGCGCCATGCAGGACGTGACTGACATGTGCCTGCTGATGGAGGAGATGGAGAAGCAGGCGGTGCGCAGGGCACTGGTGGAGGAGAGGGGTCGATTCTGCACCTTCATCAGCTTCCTGCAGCCTGTAGTG AATGGAGAGATCGCCATGCTGGGAGAAATCACGCACCTCCAGGGCATTATCGATGACCTTGTGGTACTGACCACCGACCCCCAGAAACTGCCCCCCGCTAGCGAGCAG GTGATTAACGACCTGAAGGGGTCCGACTACAGCTGGTCTTACCAAACCCCCCCCTCGTCCCCCAGCAGCTCCGGCTCCAGGAAGAGCAGCATGTGCAG CAGCGTAAACAGCGCCCACAGTAGTGCTTCCCGCTCCTCAGGCGGCTCGCAGACTCACTCACCCAGTTCGTCCTATCGCTACCGCAGCCTGGCTCAGCCGCCACGGGGGGGCACCCAGCGCCTCTGCAGCGTTTCCTCCCATGACTCGGGTTTCGTATCGCAGGATGCCAACATCTACTCGAAGCCGCCGTCGCCTATGCCCTCTGACATCACCAGCCAG AAGTCCTCCAGCTCGGCCTCTTCTGAAGCTTCGGAAACCTGCCAGTCGGTCAGTGAGTGCAGCTCGCCTACCACG TTTGGCTTGACCTTCTCTACCTTCCgccctgctctctctcacaATGGCTCCATCAAGCCTCTACCTCTCATACTGTCTGCATCCCTACCCTATAATCGCTCCCCTGGATCCAATAATTCATCTCCCACATCAAAGGTTCCTTGTTGGAAG GACTGGTCAAAACCTGTTCCCTATGAACAGCCATTGGTCAATACGCTACAGCGCAGAAAGGACCCACCGGAGCGCCTGAGAGAGCCAGAAACCTCTCCTGCTCCCCCGGCCTACACCGCGATACATCCAGAAGATTCCCAGAGGCCTAGAATGTCTCCAGCCACAATTGCTGCCAAG cacggggAGGAGGTGTCCCCCGCCGCCAGTGACCTGGCCATGCTGCTGACGAGAGGCCTGAGTGTGGAGCAGCAGACCAGCAGCCACGACTCGCTGCAGTTCTCCAGCGGCTACAGCACGCAGACAACCACGCCCTCCTGCTCGGAGGACGCCATCCCTTCACACGGTAGCCCGACTTGGAGGAGCGAGGCTTTCAAACCACACA TGTCCGAGTACGAATGCTACTCCGTGAACGGCGACACCGAGGTGGAGGTGCAGGCCGACTTCGATAAGTCCTCCACCATTCCGCGTCACAGCAACATCGCTCAGAACTACCGGCGCATGATCCAGACCAAGAGGCCGGCCAGCACCGCGGGTCTGCCCAGCGGCATGGGGCCCCAGGGTGTGCCAcccgggggagggggcgggggaggcGGTCTGGGTACCCCAGGGACGGCCACCATTCGGCGGACCCCATCCACCAAGCCCGGGGTGAGACGCACCCTATCCAGCGCGGGCCCCATCCCCATCCGGCCGCCCATCGTGCCGGTGAAGACGCCCACGGTACCCGACTCCCCAAGCCACACGGGACCGTCGGTGTGGGCAGGCAGCGAAGAGTGTGTCTTCTACACGGACGACGCCTCGCCTGGGGTGCCCGAGTTCAGCAGGGCGTCGCCGAAGCGCATGAGCCTGCCCAACACGATGTGGGGGTCCGGTGGGGGCCTGGAGACAAGCGTCTACACCCAGCAGCTCGAGGAAGACCAGCTGCTCGCCGCCAACCGCCACAGCCTGGTGGAGAAGATCGGCGAGTTGGTGGCCAGCGCCCACGCCCTGGGTGAGGGCCAGTTCCCCTTCCCCTCGCTGCCCGATGAGTCCACGCAAGACCCCCAGCCCTCGGAGGGAGAGGACATGCTCGTGTCGATCCGCCGTGGGGTGCGGCTCCGCAAGACCATCTCAAACGACAGGTCGGCGCCCAGGATTTTGTGA
- the mtss1lb gene encoding protein MTSS 2 isoform X3, producing METVEKECGALGGLFQAIVNDMKCSYPVWEDFNAKATKLHSQLRTTVLAAVAFLDAFQKVADMATNTRGATRDIGSALTRMCMRHRSIEAKLRHFTNALMESLITPLQDRIEEWKKTANQMDKDHAKEYKRSRHEIKKKSSDTLKLQKKARKGRGDLQPQLDSAMQDVTDMCLLMEEMEKQAVRRALVEERGRFCTFISFLQPVVNGEIAMLGEITHLQGIIDDLVVLTTDPQKLPPASEQVINDLKGSDYSWSYQTPPSSPSSSGSRKSSMCSLAQPPRGGTQRLCSVSSHDSGFVSQDANIYSKPPSPMPSDITSQKSSSSASSEASETCQSVSECSSPTTFGLTFSTFRPALSHNGSIKPLPLILSASLPYNRSPGSNNSSPTSKVPCWKDWSKPVPYEQPLVNTLQRRKDPPERLREPETSPAPPAYTAIHPEDSQRPRMSPATIAAKHGEEVSPAASDLAMLLTRGLSVEQQTSSHDSLQFSSGYSTQTTTPSCSEDAIPSHGSPTWRSEAFKPHMSEYECYSVNGDTEVEVQADFDKSSTIPRHSNIAQNYRRMIQTKRPASTAGLPSGMGPQGVPPGGGGGGGGLGTPGTATIRRTPSTKPGVRRTLSSAGPIPIRPPIVPVKTPTVPDSPSHTGPSVWAGSEECVFYTDDASPGVPEFSRASPKRMSLPNTMWGSGGGLETSVYTQQLEEDQLLAANRHSLVEKIGELVASAHALGEGQFPFPSLPDESTQDPQPSEGEDMLVSIRRGVRLRKTISNDRSAPRIL from the exons GTGCCACGCGAGACATCGGATCGGCGCTGACGCGGATGTGCATGCGGCACCGCAGCATAGAAGCCAAGCTGCGCCACTTCACAAA TGCCTTGATGGAGAGTCTAATCACCCCCCTGCAAGACCGCATTGAAGAGTGGAAGAAGACAGCCAACCAGATGGACAAAGATCATGCCAAGG AGTACAAGAGATCCCGTCATGAGATCAAGAAGAAGTCCTCCGACACGCTGAAGTTACAGAAGAAGGCCAGGAAAG GTAGAGGAGACCTGCAGCCCCAGCTGGACAGCGCCATGCAGGACGTGACTGACATGTGCCTGCTGATGGAGGAGATGGAGAAGCAGGCGGTGCGCAGGGCACTGGTGGAGGAGAGGGGTCGATTCTGCACCTTCATCAGCTTCCTGCAGCCTGTAGTG AATGGAGAGATCGCCATGCTGGGAGAAATCACGCACCTCCAGGGCATTATCGATGACCTTGTGGTACTGACCACCGACCCCCAGAAACTGCCCCCCGCTAGCGAGCAG GTGATTAACGACCTGAAGGGGTCCGACTACAGCTGGTCTTACCAAACCCCCCCCTCGTCCCCCAGCAGCTCCGGCTCCAGGAAGAGCAGCATGTGCAG CCTGGCTCAGCCGCCACGGGGGGGCACCCAGCGCCTCTGCAGCGTTTCCTCCCATGACTCGGGTTTCGTATCGCAGGATGCCAACATCTACTCGAAGCCGCCGTCGCCTATGCCCTCTGACATCACCAGCCAG AAGTCCTCCAGCTCGGCCTCTTCTGAAGCTTCGGAAACCTGCCAGTCGGTCAGTGAGTGCAGCTCGCCTACCACG TTTGGCTTGACCTTCTCTACCTTCCgccctgctctctctcacaATGGCTCCATCAAGCCTCTACCTCTCATACTGTCTGCATCCCTACCCTATAATCGCTCCCCTGGATCCAATAATTCATCTCCCACATCAAAGGTTCCTTGTTGGAAG GACTGGTCAAAACCTGTTCCCTATGAACAGCCATTGGTCAATACGCTACAGCGCAGAAAGGACCCACCGGAGCGCCTGAGAGAGCCAGAAACCTCTCCTGCTCCCCCGGCCTACACCGCGATACATCCAGAAGATTCCCAGAGGCCTAGAATGTCTCCAGCCACAATTGCTGCCAAG cacggggAGGAGGTGTCCCCCGCCGCCAGTGACCTGGCCATGCTGCTGACGAGAGGCCTGAGTGTGGAGCAGCAGACCAGCAGCCACGACTCGCTGCAGTTCTCCAGCGGCTACAGCACGCAGACAACCACGCCCTCCTGCTCGGAGGACGCCATCCCTTCACACGGTAGCCCGACTTGGAGGAGCGAGGCTTTCAAACCACACA TGTCCGAGTACGAATGCTACTCCGTGAACGGCGACACCGAGGTGGAGGTGCAGGCCGACTTCGATAAGTCCTCCACCATTCCGCGTCACAGCAACATCGCTCAGAACTACCGGCGCATGATCCAGACCAAGAGGCCGGCCAGCACCGCGGGTCTGCCCAGCGGCATGGGGCCCCAGGGTGTGCCAcccgggggagggggcgggggaggcGGTCTGGGTACCCCAGGGACGGCCACCATTCGGCGGACCCCATCCACCAAGCCCGGGGTGAGACGCACCCTATCCAGCGCGGGCCCCATCCCCATCCGGCCGCCCATCGTGCCGGTGAAGACGCCCACGGTACCCGACTCCCCAAGCCACACGGGACCGTCGGTGTGGGCAGGCAGCGAAGAGTGTGTCTTCTACACGGACGACGCCTCGCCTGGGGTGCCCGAGTTCAGCAGGGCGTCGCCGAAGCGCATGAGCCTGCCCAACACGATGTGGGGGTCCGGTGGGGGCCTGGAGACAAGCGTCTACACCCAGCAGCTCGAGGAAGACCAGCTGCTCGCCGCCAACCGCCACAGCCTGGTGGAGAAGATCGGCGAGTTGGTGGCCAGCGCCCACGCCCTGGGTGAGGGCCAGTTCCCCTTCCCCTCGCTGCCCGATGAGTCCACGCAAGACCCCCAGCCCTCGGAGGGAGAGGACATGCTCGTGTCGATCCGCCGTGGGGTGCGGCTCCGCAAGACCATCTCAAACGACAGGTCGGCGCCCAGGATTTTGTGA